The window TGCAATATTTTCACCATTAAATAAAATTTCACCAGCTTTTACTTTTGTCATTCCTGAAATTGAACGAATGGTTGATGTCTTACCTGCGCCATTCGCTCCTAATAGTGCAACAATTGATCCTCTTGGTACTTCAATATTTATGCCTTTAACAGCTTTAACAATACCATAGTCAATTTCTAGATTTTTAATTTCTAAGATATTATTCATCGCTGTCATCTCCTAAATATGCTTTTCTTACTTCAGGATCATTTTTAATTTCTTCTGGTGTTCCTATCGCAAGCATCTTACCAAATGAAATTGCACAGATAGTATCACAAATACTCATAACTAATCCCATGTCGTGTTCTACTAAGAAGATAGTGATTCCCATCTCTTGATTAATCTTCTTTATCACTTGTGCTAAGTCTTTTGTTTCAGCATCATTTAAACCCGCTGCAGGTTCATCAAGAATAATCATTGATGGATCTGTCATTAAGGTTCTTGCCAATTCAATTTTCTTTAACACACCATAAGGAAGGCCATATGGTGAACGGAATGCATACTCTAAAATGCCTAAGTTTTCTAAAATCTTTATACCCTTTTGTCTCAGGATAAATTCTTCACGTTTCATTTTTTTAGTGTGAAGCATATGATCTATGAATTTAGTTACAAGTAATGAGTGTGCAGCAACCATTAAGTTATCAATCACTGTTAACTCCCAAATTAACTCAACGTTTTGGAAGCTTCTTGCAATCCCTTCTTTAATCACATCGTGTGTTCTTAAATGTGTTAAGGCAACAATATTTCCTTCTTTATTTTTGAAGTTAATATTTCCACCTGTAGGTTTATAAAATTGTGTGATACAGTTAAATACTGTTGTTTTGCCTGCACCATTCGGTCCAATCAAACCGAAGATTTCGCCTTTTTTAACATAGAATGATAAGTCATTGATGGCTTTAATACCGCCAAAATACATTTTTAAGTTTGTTACCGACAATTGGAAATCTTCATTTTCATTTAAGATTTTGATTGCGTTTAAGCGATTCATTTCATAGTTTATTTCTTGAAGTTTTTCACTTTCATTCGGTCTATCTACATATATTTCTAAATCTTTAGATAGAACTTGGAGTTTCCCTTCATTTAAACTAATGATTTTCTTTTCATTTCGATCAATTTCTTGATTTAAGATTTCAATTCTATCGTTAAGCTTTTCGATTTTCACTTTAAGTTTTTGAACTTTAAGTTTATTCTTTTCTTTTTCTTTATTCGCTTTTTCATTTACACTCTGAATTTTTAACGCATACTTTGATTCAATTGAATTAATTTTATCTACACATGCTTGATCGTTTGGATGTAATGAGATTGCGTATTTAGATTGAATAGATTGTCCAAAAGTTTCTACTCTTGTTTTAGCTTCTTTTATTAATTCATCAATCATTAAGTCTTTATTAATTTCTGAATTTTTCTTAGCTTCTTTTTCAATTCGTCTAATCTTTTGATTAATCTTTTTATTTTCTAAATCTCTATAATCTGATATATCTTTACTAATTAAGTACTCTCTATCAAAACTATTTTTAACTTTTGTTTTATCTTCTAATTTATATCTTTCAAATTGGTTAACTTTATTTGTTCTTTTAATTTCAGTTTGTAAATCTAATTCTTCAGTTAAGCCAATCAAGTAATTTCTTTGTAAGATGATTTTTCTTCTTTTATTAATATTTTTATAATGTCTTTTTTGTTCGATTGTCATCATACTCGCTTTTCCTCATTTGCCTTTTTTTTCTTTTCAATCGCGAGTTTTATCTTAATTTTTAAATCTGTAAAGATTTGGATTAATCCACCTGGATAGAACATCACTACAACAATAATTAAAACCCCATTAATAACTGGTGAATAACTACCTAGGTTTAATTTTTGTAGAACTGCTAAGTCTAAGCCAAAAATCACAAATGATCCTAACATGATTCCCCAGATTGATTTAGTTCCACCGATAACAACTGCAGCAAGAATATTTAATGCAAAAGCTAATCCGATTTGGCTAACGTTAGCACCACGTGTGAATAAAATACTTAATACACCGGCTAATGTTCCAAATACACCTGAAATAA of the Acholeplasma hippikon genome contains:
- a CDS encoding ABC transporter ATP-binding protein, coding for MMTIEQKRHYKNINKRRKIILQRNYLIGLTEELDLQTEIKRTNKVNQFERYKLEDKTKVKNSFDREYLISKDISDYRDLENKKINQKIRRIEKEAKKNSEINKDLMIDELIKEAKTRVETFGQSIQSKYAISLHPNDQACVDKINSIESKYALKIQSVNEKANKEKEKNKLKVQKLKVKIEKLNDRIEILNQEIDRNEKKIISLNEGKLQVLSKDLEIYVDRPNESEKLQEINYEMNRLNAIKILNENEDFQLSVTNLKMYFGGIKAINDLSFYVKKGEIFGLIGPNGAGKTTVFNCITQFYKPTGGNINFKNKEGNIVALTHLRTHDVIKEGIARSFQNVELIWELTVIDNLMVAAHSLLVTKFIDHMLHTKKMKREEFILRQKGIKILENLGILEYAFRSPYGLPYGVLKKIELARTLMTDPSMIILDEPAAGLNDAETKDLAQVIKKINQEMGITIFLVEHDMGLVMSICDTICAISFGKMLAIGTPEEIKNDPEVRKAYLGDDSDE